The Canis aureus isolate CA01 chromosome 11, VMU_Caureus_v.1.0, whole genome shotgun sequence genome has a segment encoding these proteins:
- the USP15 gene encoding ubiquitin carboxyl-terminal hydrolase 15 isoform X3: MIYCCGWCLKSECLKFDGAMKNGASCGVAPANQGVKNSNYCLPSYTAYKNYDYSEPGRNNEQPGLCGLSNLGNTCFMNSAIQCLSNTPPLTEYFLNDKYQEELNFDNPLGMRGEIAKSYAELIKQMWSGKFSYVTPRAFKTQVGRFAPQFSGYQQQDCQELLAFLLDGLHEDLNRIRKKPYIQLKDADGRPDKIVAEEAWENHLKRNDSIIVDIFHGLFKSTLVCPECAKISVTFDPFCYLTLPLPMKKERTLEVYLVRMDPLTKPMQYKVVVPKIGNILDLCTALSALSGVPADKMIVTDIYNHRFHRIFAMDENLSSIMERDDIYVFEININRTEDTEHVIIPVCLREKFRHSSYTHHTGSSLFGQPFLMAVPRNNTEDKLYNLLLLRMCRYVKISTEAEETEGSLHCCKDQNINGNGPNGIHEEGSPSEMETDEPDDESSQDQELPSENENSQSEDSVGGDNDSENGLCTEETCKGQLTGHKKRLFTFQFNNLGNTDINYIKDDTRHIRFDERQLRLDERSFLALDWDPDLKKRYFDENAAEDFEKHESVEYKPPKKPFVKLKDCIELFTTKEKLGAEDPWYCPNCKEHQQATKKLDLWSLPPVLVVHLKRFSYSRYMRDKLDTLVDFPINDLDMSEFLINPNAGPCRYNLIAVSNHYGGMGGGHYTAFAKNKDDGKWYYFDDSSVSTASEDQIVSKAAYVLFYQRQDTFSGTGFFPLDRETKGASAATGIPLESDEDSNDNDNDIENENCMHTN, from the exons ATGATTTATTGCTGCGGGTGGTGTTTAAAATCTGAATGTCTTAAATTTGATGGAGCAATGAAGAATGGAGCAAGCTGTGGAGTTGCTCCAGCTAATCAAGG tgTGAAAAACTCAAATTATTGTCTCCCATCATATACTGCTTATAAGAACTATGATTATTCAGAACCTGGCAGAAACAATGAACAGCCAGGCCTCTGTGGCCTAAGTAACTTGGGAAATACGTGTTTCATGAACTCAGCTATTCAG TGTTTGAGCAACACACCTCCACTTACTGAATACTTCCTCAATGATAAGTATCAAGAAGAACTGAATTTTGACAATCCCTTAGGAATGAGAGGTGAAATAGCTAAATCTTATGCTGAATTGATCAAACAAATGTGGTCTGGAAAATTTAGCTATGTCACGCCAAGAGCCTTTAAG ACCCAAGTAGGACGTTTTGCACCTCAGTTTTCTGGATACCAGCAGCAAGACTGTCAAGAGCTTTTAGCTTTCCTATTAGATGGATTACATGAAGATTTGAATAGAATTAGGAAAAAACCGTATATACAATTAAAAGATGCAGATGGAAGGCCAGATAAG ATAGTTGCTGAAGAAGCCTGGgaaaaccatttaaaaagaaatgattctaTCATAGTAGATATATTTCACGGCCTTTTCAAATCAACTTTAGTTTGTCCTGAATGTGCTAAGATTTCAGTAACATTTGATCCTTTTTGTTACTTGACACTTCCATTGCCCATGAAAAAAGAACGTACCTTGGAAGTATATTTAGTCAGAATGGATCCACTTACCAAACCTATGCAG tacaAAGTGGTTGTCCCCAAAATTGGAAACATACTTGATCTTTGTACAGCATTGTCTGCTTTGTCAGGAGTACCTGCAGATAAG ATGATAGTTACTGATATATACAATCATAGATTTCACAGAATATTCGCTATGGATGAAAACCTTAGTAGTATTATGGAACGGGACGATATTTATGT GTTTGAAATTAACATCAATAGGACAGAAGATACAGAACATGTGATTATTCCTGTTTGCCTAAGAGAAAAATTTAGACACTCAAGTTATACCCACCATACTGGTTCTTCACTTTTTGGCCAGCCTTTTCTTATGGCTGTACCACGAAATAATACTGAAGATAAGCTCTATAATCTCCTGCTTTTGAGAATGTG cCGATATGTCAAAATTTCTACTGAAGCTGAAGAAACTGAAGGATCCCTACACTGCTGTAAGGACCAAAATATTAATGGGAATGGCCCAAATGGCATACATGAAGAAGGCTCACCAA GTGAAATGGAAACAGATGAGCCAGATGATGAATCCAGCCAGGATCAAGAACTTCCCTCCGAAAATGAAAACAGTCAGTCTGAGGATTCAGTTGGAGGAGATAATGATTCTGAAAATGGATTATGTACTGAGGAAACTTGCAAAGGTCAACTCACGGGACACAAAAAAAGATTGTTTACATTCCAGTTCAACAATTTAGGCAATACTGATATCAACTACATCAAAGATGATACCAGGCATATAAGATTTGATGAGAGGCAGCTTAGGCTAGATG AAAGATCATTTCTTGCTTTGGATTGGGATCCTGatttgaaaaaaagatattttgatgaAAATGCCGCAGAG GATTTTGAAAAACATGAAAGTGTGGAATATAAACCTCCTAAAAAACCCTTTGTGAAATTAAAAGATTGCATTGAACTTTTTACAACAAAAGAAAAGCTAGGTGCTGAAGATCCTTG gtattgTCCAAATTGTAAAGAACATCAGCAAGCCACAAAGAAATTGGATTTATGGTCCCTGCCTCCAGTACTTGTGGTACATCTCAAGCGATTTTCTTACAGTCGATACATGAGAGACAAATTGGATACCTTAGTTGATTTTCCCATCAA TGACCTGGATATGTCGGAATTCTTAATTAATCCAAATGCAGGTCCTTGCCGCTATAATTTGATTGCTGTTTCCAACCACTATGGAGGAATGGGAGGAGGACACT atACTGCTTTCGcaaaaaacaaagatgatggAAAATGGTACTACTTTGATGACAGTAGTGTCTCAACTGCATCTGAAGACCAGATTGTG
- the USP15 gene encoding ubiquitin carboxyl-terminal hydrolase 15 isoform X5, with translation MNSAIQCLSNTPPLTEYFLNDKYQEELNFDNPLGMRGEIAKSYAELIKQMWSGKFSYVTPRAFKTQVGRFAPQFSGYQQQDCQELLAFLLDGLHEDLNRIRKKPYIQLKDADGRPDKIVAEEAWENHLKRNDSIIVDIFHGLFKSTLVCPECAKISVTFDPFCYLTLPLPMKKERTLEVYLVRMDPLTKPMQYKVVVPKIGNILDLCTALSALSGVPADKMIVTDIYNHRFHRIFAMDENLSSIMERDDIYVFEININRTEDTEHVIIPVCLREKFRHSSYTHHTGSSLFGQPFLMAVPRNNTEDKLYNLLLLRMCRYVKISTEAEETEGSLHCCKDQNINGNGPNGIHEEGSPSEMETDEPDDESSQDQELPSENENSQSEDSVGGDNDSENGLCTEETCKGQLTGHKKRLFTFQFNNLGNTDINYIKDDTRHIRFDERQLRLDERSFLALDWDPDLKKRYFDENAAEDFEKHESVEYKPPKKPFVKLKDCIELFTTKEKLGAEDPWYCPNCKEHQQATKKLDLWSLPPVLVVHLKRFSYSRYMRDKLDTLVDFPINDLDMSEFLINPNAGPCRYNLIAVSNHYGGMGGGHYTAFAKNKDDGKWYYFDDSSVSTASEDQIVSKAAYVLFYQRQDTFSGTGFFPLDRETKGASAATGIPLESDEDSNDNDNDIENENCMHTN, from the exons ATGAACTCAGCTATTCAG TGTTTGAGCAACACACCTCCACTTACTGAATACTTCCTCAATGATAAGTATCAAGAAGAACTGAATTTTGACAATCCCTTAGGAATGAGAGGTGAAATAGCTAAATCTTATGCTGAATTGATCAAACAAATGTGGTCTGGAAAATTTAGCTATGTCACGCCAAGAGCCTTTAAG ACCCAAGTAGGACGTTTTGCACCTCAGTTTTCTGGATACCAGCAGCAAGACTGTCAAGAGCTTTTAGCTTTCCTATTAGATGGATTACATGAAGATTTGAATAGAATTAGGAAAAAACCGTATATACAATTAAAAGATGCAGATGGAAGGCCAGATAAG ATAGTTGCTGAAGAAGCCTGGgaaaaccatttaaaaagaaatgattctaTCATAGTAGATATATTTCACGGCCTTTTCAAATCAACTTTAGTTTGTCCTGAATGTGCTAAGATTTCAGTAACATTTGATCCTTTTTGTTACTTGACACTTCCATTGCCCATGAAAAAAGAACGTACCTTGGAAGTATATTTAGTCAGAATGGATCCACTTACCAAACCTATGCAG tacaAAGTGGTTGTCCCCAAAATTGGAAACATACTTGATCTTTGTACAGCATTGTCTGCTTTGTCAGGAGTACCTGCAGATAAG ATGATAGTTACTGATATATACAATCATAGATTTCACAGAATATTCGCTATGGATGAAAACCTTAGTAGTATTATGGAACGGGACGATATTTATGT GTTTGAAATTAACATCAATAGGACAGAAGATACAGAACATGTGATTATTCCTGTTTGCCTAAGAGAAAAATTTAGACACTCAAGTTATACCCACCATACTGGTTCTTCACTTTTTGGCCAGCCTTTTCTTATGGCTGTACCACGAAATAATACTGAAGATAAGCTCTATAATCTCCTGCTTTTGAGAATGTG cCGATATGTCAAAATTTCTACTGAAGCTGAAGAAACTGAAGGATCCCTACACTGCTGTAAGGACCAAAATATTAATGGGAATGGCCCAAATGGCATACATGAAGAAGGCTCACCAA GTGAAATGGAAACAGATGAGCCAGATGATGAATCCAGCCAGGATCAAGAACTTCCCTCCGAAAATGAAAACAGTCAGTCTGAGGATTCAGTTGGAGGAGATAATGATTCTGAAAATGGATTATGTACTGAGGAAACTTGCAAAGGTCAACTCACGGGACACAAAAAAAGATTGTTTACATTCCAGTTCAACAATTTAGGCAATACTGATATCAACTACATCAAAGATGATACCAGGCATATAAGATTTGATGAGAGGCAGCTTAGGCTAGATG AAAGATCATTTCTTGCTTTGGATTGGGATCCTGatttgaaaaaaagatattttgatgaAAATGCCGCAGAG GATTTTGAAAAACATGAAAGTGTGGAATATAAACCTCCTAAAAAACCCTTTGTGAAATTAAAAGATTGCATTGAACTTTTTACAACAAAAGAAAAGCTAGGTGCTGAAGATCCTTG gtattgTCCAAATTGTAAAGAACATCAGCAAGCCACAAAGAAATTGGATTTATGGTCCCTGCCTCCAGTACTTGTGGTACATCTCAAGCGATTTTCTTACAGTCGATACATGAGAGACAAATTGGATACCTTAGTTGATTTTCCCATCAA TGACCTGGATATGTCGGAATTCTTAATTAATCCAAATGCAGGTCCTTGCCGCTATAATTTGATTGCTGTTTCCAACCACTATGGAGGAATGGGAGGAGGACACT atACTGCTTTCGcaaaaaacaaagatgatggAAAATGGTACTACTTTGATGACAGTAGTGTCTCAACTGCATCTGAAGACCAGATTGTG
- the USP15 gene encoding ubiquitin carboxyl-terminal hydrolase 15 isoform X4 — protein MIGFLEEATLQMDLKQGSDMVFSTGKQHGCLSNTPPLTEYFLNDKYQEELNFDNPLGMRGEIAKSYAELIKQMWSGKFSYVTPRAFKTQVGRFAPQFSGYQQQDCQELLAFLLDGLHEDLNRIRKKPYIQLKDADGRPDKIVAEEAWENHLKRNDSIIVDIFHGLFKSTLVCPECAKISVTFDPFCYLTLPLPMKKERTLEVYLVRMDPLTKPMQYKVVVPKIGNILDLCTALSALSGVPADKMIVTDIYNHRFHRIFAMDENLSSIMERDDIYVFEININRTEDTEHVIIPVCLREKFRHSSYTHHTGSSLFGQPFLMAVPRNNTEDKLYNLLLLRMCRYVKISTEAEETEGSLHCCKDQNINGNGPNGIHEEGSPSEMETDEPDDESSQDQELPSENENSQSEDSVGGDNDSENGLCTEETCKGQLTGHKKRLFTFQFNNLGNTDINYIKDDTRHIRFDERQLRLDERSFLALDWDPDLKKRYFDENAAEDFEKHESVEYKPPKKPFVKLKDCIELFTTKEKLGAEDPWYCPNCKEHQQATKKLDLWSLPPVLVVHLKRFSYSRYMRDKLDTLVDFPINDLDMSEFLINPNAGPCRYNLIAVSNHYGGMGGGHYTAFAKNKDDGKWYYFDDSSVSTASEDQIVSKAAYVLFYQRQDTFSGTGFFPLDRETKGASAATGIPLESDEDSNDNDNDIENENCMHTN, from the exons ATGAttggcttcctggaagaagcaaCTCTGCAGATGGATTTGAAGCAAGGGAGTGATATGGTCTTTTCCACTGGAAAGCAGCATGGC TGTTTGAGCAACACACCTCCACTTACTGAATACTTCCTCAATGATAAGTATCAAGAAGAACTGAATTTTGACAATCCCTTAGGAATGAGAGGTGAAATAGCTAAATCTTATGCTGAATTGATCAAACAAATGTGGTCTGGAAAATTTAGCTATGTCACGCCAAGAGCCTTTAAG ACCCAAGTAGGACGTTTTGCACCTCAGTTTTCTGGATACCAGCAGCAAGACTGTCAAGAGCTTTTAGCTTTCCTATTAGATGGATTACATGAAGATTTGAATAGAATTAGGAAAAAACCGTATATACAATTAAAAGATGCAGATGGAAGGCCAGATAAG ATAGTTGCTGAAGAAGCCTGGgaaaaccatttaaaaagaaatgattctaTCATAGTAGATATATTTCACGGCCTTTTCAAATCAACTTTAGTTTGTCCTGAATGTGCTAAGATTTCAGTAACATTTGATCCTTTTTGTTACTTGACACTTCCATTGCCCATGAAAAAAGAACGTACCTTGGAAGTATATTTAGTCAGAATGGATCCACTTACCAAACCTATGCAG tacaAAGTGGTTGTCCCCAAAATTGGAAACATACTTGATCTTTGTACAGCATTGTCTGCTTTGTCAGGAGTACCTGCAGATAAG ATGATAGTTACTGATATATACAATCATAGATTTCACAGAATATTCGCTATGGATGAAAACCTTAGTAGTATTATGGAACGGGACGATATTTATGT GTTTGAAATTAACATCAATAGGACAGAAGATACAGAACATGTGATTATTCCTGTTTGCCTAAGAGAAAAATTTAGACACTCAAGTTATACCCACCATACTGGTTCTTCACTTTTTGGCCAGCCTTTTCTTATGGCTGTACCACGAAATAATACTGAAGATAAGCTCTATAATCTCCTGCTTTTGAGAATGTG cCGATATGTCAAAATTTCTACTGAAGCTGAAGAAACTGAAGGATCCCTACACTGCTGTAAGGACCAAAATATTAATGGGAATGGCCCAAATGGCATACATGAAGAAGGCTCACCAA GTGAAATGGAAACAGATGAGCCAGATGATGAATCCAGCCAGGATCAAGAACTTCCCTCCGAAAATGAAAACAGTCAGTCTGAGGATTCAGTTGGAGGAGATAATGATTCTGAAAATGGATTATGTACTGAGGAAACTTGCAAAGGTCAACTCACGGGACACAAAAAAAGATTGTTTACATTCCAGTTCAACAATTTAGGCAATACTGATATCAACTACATCAAAGATGATACCAGGCATATAAGATTTGATGAGAGGCAGCTTAGGCTAGATG AAAGATCATTTCTTGCTTTGGATTGGGATCCTGatttgaaaaaaagatattttgatgaAAATGCCGCAGAG GATTTTGAAAAACATGAAAGTGTGGAATATAAACCTCCTAAAAAACCCTTTGTGAAATTAAAAGATTGCATTGAACTTTTTACAACAAAAGAAAAGCTAGGTGCTGAAGATCCTTG gtattgTCCAAATTGTAAAGAACATCAGCAAGCCACAAAGAAATTGGATTTATGGTCCCTGCCTCCAGTACTTGTGGTACATCTCAAGCGATTTTCTTACAGTCGATACATGAGAGACAAATTGGATACCTTAGTTGATTTTCCCATCAA TGACCTGGATATGTCGGAATTCTTAATTAATCCAAATGCAGGTCCTTGCCGCTATAATTTGATTGCTGTTTCCAACCACTATGGAGGAATGGGAGGAGGACACT atACTGCTTTCGcaaaaaacaaagatgatggAAAATGGTACTACTTTGATGACAGTAGTGTCTCAACTGCATCTGAAGACCAGATTGTG
- the USP15 gene encoding ubiquitin carboxyl-terminal hydrolase 15 isoform X6 — protein MRGEIAKSYAELIKQMWSGKFSYVTPRAFKTQVGRFAPQFSGYQQQDCQELLAFLLDGLHEDLNRIRKKPYIQLKDADGRPDKIVAEEAWENHLKRNDSIIVDIFHGLFKSTLVCPECAKISVTFDPFCYLTLPLPMKKERTLEVYLVRMDPLTKPMQYKVVVPKIGNILDLCTALSALSGVPADKMIVTDIYNHRFHRIFAMDENLSSIMERDDIYVFEININRTEDTEHVIIPVCLREKFRHSSYTHHTGSSLFGQPFLMAVPRNNTEDKLYNLLLLRMCRYVKISTEAEETEGSLHCCKDQNINGNGPNGIHEEGSPSEMETDEPDDESSQDQELPSENENSQSEDSVGGDNDSENGLCTEETCKGQLTGHKKRLFTFQFNNLGNTDINYIKDDTRHIRFDERQLRLDERSFLALDWDPDLKKRYFDENAAEDFEKHESVEYKPPKKPFVKLKDCIELFTTKEKLGAEDPWYCPNCKEHQQATKKLDLWSLPPVLVVHLKRFSYSRYMRDKLDTLVDFPINDLDMSEFLINPNAGPCRYNLIAVSNHYGGMGGGHYTAFAKNKDDGKWYYFDDSSVSTASEDQIVSKAAYVLFYQRQDTFSGTGFFPLDRETKGASAATGIPLESDEDSNDNDNDIENENCMHTN, from the exons ATGAGAGGTGAAATAGCTAAATCTTATGCTGAATTGATCAAACAAATGTGGTCTGGAAAATTTAGCTATGTCACGCCAAGAGCCTTTAAG ACCCAAGTAGGACGTTTTGCACCTCAGTTTTCTGGATACCAGCAGCAAGACTGTCAAGAGCTTTTAGCTTTCCTATTAGATGGATTACATGAAGATTTGAATAGAATTAGGAAAAAACCGTATATACAATTAAAAGATGCAGATGGAAGGCCAGATAAG ATAGTTGCTGAAGAAGCCTGGgaaaaccatttaaaaagaaatgattctaTCATAGTAGATATATTTCACGGCCTTTTCAAATCAACTTTAGTTTGTCCTGAATGTGCTAAGATTTCAGTAACATTTGATCCTTTTTGTTACTTGACACTTCCATTGCCCATGAAAAAAGAACGTACCTTGGAAGTATATTTAGTCAGAATGGATCCACTTACCAAACCTATGCAG tacaAAGTGGTTGTCCCCAAAATTGGAAACATACTTGATCTTTGTACAGCATTGTCTGCTTTGTCAGGAGTACCTGCAGATAAG ATGATAGTTACTGATATATACAATCATAGATTTCACAGAATATTCGCTATGGATGAAAACCTTAGTAGTATTATGGAACGGGACGATATTTATGT GTTTGAAATTAACATCAATAGGACAGAAGATACAGAACATGTGATTATTCCTGTTTGCCTAAGAGAAAAATTTAGACACTCAAGTTATACCCACCATACTGGTTCTTCACTTTTTGGCCAGCCTTTTCTTATGGCTGTACCACGAAATAATACTGAAGATAAGCTCTATAATCTCCTGCTTTTGAGAATGTG cCGATATGTCAAAATTTCTACTGAAGCTGAAGAAACTGAAGGATCCCTACACTGCTGTAAGGACCAAAATATTAATGGGAATGGCCCAAATGGCATACATGAAGAAGGCTCACCAA GTGAAATGGAAACAGATGAGCCAGATGATGAATCCAGCCAGGATCAAGAACTTCCCTCCGAAAATGAAAACAGTCAGTCTGAGGATTCAGTTGGAGGAGATAATGATTCTGAAAATGGATTATGTACTGAGGAAACTTGCAAAGGTCAACTCACGGGACACAAAAAAAGATTGTTTACATTCCAGTTCAACAATTTAGGCAATACTGATATCAACTACATCAAAGATGATACCAGGCATATAAGATTTGATGAGAGGCAGCTTAGGCTAGATG AAAGATCATTTCTTGCTTTGGATTGGGATCCTGatttgaaaaaaagatattttgatgaAAATGCCGCAGAG GATTTTGAAAAACATGAAAGTGTGGAATATAAACCTCCTAAAAAACCCTTTGTGAAATTAAAAGATTGCATTGAACTTTTTACAACAAAAGAAAAGCTAGGTGCTGAAGATCCTTG gtattgTCCAAATTGTAAAGAACATCAGCAAGCCACAAAGAAATTGGATTTATGGTCCCTGCCTCCAGTACTTGTGGTACATCTCAAGCGATTTTCTTACAGTCGATACATGAGAGACAAATTGGATACCTTAGTTGATTTTCCCATCAA TGACCTGGATATGTCGGAATTCTTAATTAATCCAAATGCAGGTCCTTGCCGCTATAATTTGATTGCTGTTTCCAACCACTATGGAGGAATGGGAGGAGGACACT atACTGCTTTCGcaaaaaacaaagatgatggAAAATGGTACTACTTTGATGACAGTAGTGTCTCAACTGCATCTGAAGACCAGATTGTG